In one Lolium rigidum isolate FL_2022 chromosome 3, APGP_CSIRO_Lrig_0.1, whole genome shotgun sequence genomic region, the following are encoded:
- the LOC124698864 gene encoding hexose carrier protein HEX6-like: MAVGFAGGEDQQRRYGGRVTAFAALSCVTAAMGGAIFGYDIGTAGGVSSMEPFLREFFPEVHRRIQAGAGVGNYCKFDSQLLTLFTSSLYVSGLLTAVLLASWFTARHGRRPSMILGGFAYLAGAAVSGGAVNVYMAILGRALLGVGLGFANQAVPLYLSEMAPARYRGAFSNGFQFSLCLGALAATVVNYLAQKIKAGWGWRLSLGLAAVPAVMLTVGAIFLPETPNSLIQQGRDRGEVKALLKKIRGIDAVDEELDDIVATNDAAGQATDNNGLRMILSRQRYRPQLAMAILIPSFTQLTGINAVGFYAPVLLRTFGMSESAALLCTVVMVIVSSASTFASMFLVDRFGRRTLLLVGGVQMFLSEVLIGSIMAAKLGDEGQLSKSYALALIILIGVYSTGFGWSWGPLSWLVPSEIFPLEVRSAGQSVTVASGFVFTILVAQYFLAMLCRLKAWLFFFFAGWIVVMTAFVYLFLPETKGIPIEQIGKVWTGHWFWKRVVGVEELPAAPVKL, translated from the exons ATGGCCGTGGGATTCGCTGGTGGCGAGGACCAGCAGCGCCGTTACGGCGGGAGGGTCACCGCGTTCGCGGCGCTCTCCTGCGTCACGGCGGCCATGGGCGGCGCTATCTTCGGCTACGACATCGGGACCGCGGGCGGAGTGTCATCGATGGAGCCGTTCCTAAGGGAGTTCTTCCCGGAGGTGCACCGGCGGATACAGGCCGGCGCTGGCGTCGGCAACTACTGCAAGTTCGACAGCCAGCTGCTCACGCTCTTCACCTCGTCGCTCTACGTGTCCGGCCTCCTCACGGCGGTGCTCCTCGCGTCCTGGTTCACGGCCAGGCACGGGCGCCGGCCGTCGATGATCCTCGGCGGGTTCGcttacctcgccggcgcagcggTCAGCGGCGGGGCTGTGAACGTGTACATGGCCATTCTTGGCCGGGCGCTGCTCGGTGTCGGGCTCGGATTCGCTAATCAG GCAGTGCCACTGTACCTGTCCGAGATGGCGCCGGCGCGATACAGGGGAGCGTTCAGCAACGGCTTCCAATTCAGCCTCTGTCTCGGGGCTCTCGCCGCGACCGTCGTCAACTACTTGGCGCAGAAGATCAAGGCCGGCTGGGGCTGGAGGCTCTCGCTGGGCCTGGCTGCCGTCCCCGCCGTGATGCTCACCGTTGGCGCCATCTTCCTGCCGGAGACGCCCAACAGCCTCATCCAGCAAGGAAGAGACCGTGGCGAGGTGAAGGCGTTGCTCAAAAAGATCAGGGGCATCGACGCGGTCGACGAAGAACTGGACGACATCGTCGCCACTAATGACGCCGCGGGACAGGCCACTGACAACAACGGCCTGCGCATGATCCTGTCGCGGCAACGGTACCGCCCGCAGCTCGCCATGGCCATCCTGATTCCGTCGTTCACGCAGCTCACGGGGATCAACGCCGTCGGGTTCTACGCGCCGGTGCTTCTGCGCACCTTCGGCATGAGCGAGAGTGCGGCGCTGCTGTGCACCGTCGTCATGGTCATCGTGTCCTCGGCGTCGACGTTCGCGTCCATGTTCCTCGTTGACCGCTTCGGCAGGCGGacgctcctcctcgtcggcggcgTCCAGATGTtcctctcggaggtgctcatcgGCAGCATCATGGCCGCCAAGCTCGGCGACGAGGGCCAGCTCAGCAAGAGTTACGCTCTCGCACTCATCATCCTCATCGGTGTCTACTCCACCGGCTTCGGCTGGTCCTGGGGTCCGCTGAGCTGGCTGGTGCCGAGCGAGATCTTCCCGCTGGAGGTTCGGTCCGCCGGGCAGAGCGTCACCGTGGCGTCGGGCTTCGTGTTCACCATCTTGGTCGCACAGTACTTCCTGGCCATGCTGTGCCGGTTGAAGGCGtggctgttcttcttcttcgctggGTGGATCGTGGTGATGACGGCGTTCGTATACTTGTTCTTGCCGGAGACTAAGGGGATACCCATTGAACAGATTGGGAAGGTGTGGACGGGGCACTGGTTCTGGAAGAGGGTTGTGGGAGTTGAGGAATTGCCGGCTGCTCCTGTGAAGCTTTGA